In the Wyeomyia smithii strain HCP4-BCI-WySm-NY-G18 chromosome 2, ASM2978416v1, whole genome shotgun sequence genome, one interval contains:
- the LOC129724473 gene encoding uncharacterized protein LOC129724473 isoform X1 — protein sequence MAKIRDLPEELIILIFSFLKLRDRKVASRVSRLWNRLAFTDRPMRTISLHVADYLDPKQYRVLLKSNRCYRNLTLEWTESSKLHFIVDVLEKFGPELSSLKLSTYVVTPLVLVRFLRKAPNLNELIIEGSFCSEGCDVIPTFKNLRVLELTQRGFEDEICKIIPRMFPNVTSLDLVAAENAAFDLILQYGKQLKCLHVLLEYSYFVQFCTLDCLSNLRRLYIYWPQSADFKVSVESFYHMELLESASLTGALNENIFDTVCKKWQHLEHLCINIQSMKAVTFRKITQLGKLRTLKIQGSIREGNFLKDVQLPKISHLVLDGISTSNNFYGHLASFVPNVRYLKIYDHTFENAHLRLLCTTLTSLRALSLDYCYQVKDDGFQFLNRLTNLIELQCWSIPMSENAFLKFPKCRNLRTFSVGGSGWITNKAILDIPTVFPNLIELQIIDCTKVDEDTIWTLQKQMKKCSVVKLEKPEFDTYNEAVWQKCW from the exons ATGGCAAAAATAAGGGACCTTCCAGAGGAG CTAATAATTCTTATCTTCAGTTTTCTGAAGCTACGCGATCGAAAAGTAGCATCTCGTGTTTCGCGGCTTTGGAATCGTCTGGCTTTTACGGATAGGCCAATGAGAACGATCTCACTACACGTCGCTGACTATCTAGACCCCAAACAGTACAGAGTTCTACTCAAAAGTAATCGCTGTTATCGTAATCTGACACTGGAATGGACAGAATCTTCCAAGTTGCATTTCATTGTTGATGTACTGGAAAAGTTTGGCCCAGAGCTGAGCTCTCTAAAGTTGTCAACATACGTAGTTACACCGCTGGTCCTTGTGCGATTCCTACGAAAAGCCCCCAACCTGAACGAGCTCATCATTGAGGGAAGCTTTTGCAGTGAAGGCTGCGATGTGATTCCAACGTTTAAAAACTTACGAGTACTTGAATTAACTCAGCGAGGATTCGAGGATGAAATATGCAAAATAATCCCGAGGATGTTTCCTAACGTAACGTCGCTAGATTTGGTTGCAGCCGAAAATGCTGCGTTCGATTTGATATTGCAATacggaaaacagctgaaatgtCTTCACGTGCTGTTAGAGTATTCATATTTTGTACAGTTTTGTACCCTCGATTGTTTGAGTAATTTACGGCGACTTTACATATATTGGCCACAGTCAGCTGACTTTAAAGTTTCGGTAGAAAGCTTCTATCATATGGAGCTACTTGAAAGTGCCTCTCTTACTGGGGCGTTGAACGAAAACATATTCGATACTGTTTGCAAGAAATGGCAGCACTTGGAGCATCTATGTATTAATATACAGTCTATGAAAGCGGTGACGTTTAGGAAAATTACACAACTGGGTAAACTGCGGACCTTAAAAATTCAAGGTTCTATACGGGAAGGAAACTTTCTGAAGGATGTTCAGTTACCCAAAATAAGCCATCTTGTTTTGGATGGAATCTCGACGAGCAACAATTTCTACGGGCATCTGGCAAGTTTCGTGCCCAATGTGAGGTATTTGAAAATTTACGATCACACTTTCGAAAACGCTCACTTACGTTTGCTGTGTACTACTCTGACGTCTCTTCGTGCACTTTCACTGGATTATTGCTACCAG GTAAAAGATGATGGATTTCAGTTTTTAAACAGACTAACGAATCTCATTGAATTGCAATGTTGGTCGATACCCATGTCTGAGAATGCGtttctcaaatttcctaaatgtCGCAACCTGCGAACCTTTAGTGTAGGTGGAAGTGGATGG ATCACGAACAAAGCAATATTGGATATCCCTACGGTATTTCCAAACCTAATCGAGCTGCAAATCATCGACTGTACCAAAGTGGATGAGGACACAATATGGACTCTTCAGAAGCAGATGAAAAAATGCTCGGTAGTGAAACTCGAGAAACCGGAGTTCGATACCTATAACGAAGCTGTGTGGCAGAAGTGTTGGTGA
- the LOC129724473 gene encoding uncharacterized protein LOC129724473 isoform X2, with protein sequence MRTISLHVADYLDPKQYRVLLKSNRCYRNLTLEWTESSKLHFIVDVLEKFGPELSSLKLSTYVVTPLVLVRFLRKAPNLNELIIEGSFCSEGCDVIPTFKNLRVLELTQRGFEDEICKIIPRMFPNVTSLDLVAAENAAFDLILQYGKQLKCLHVLLEYSYFVQFCTLDCLSNLRRLYIYWPQSADFKVSVESFYHMELLESASLTGALNENIFDTVCKKWQHLEHLCINIQSMKAVTFRKITQLGKLRTLKIQGSIREGNFLKDVQLPKISHLVLDGISTSNNFYGHLASFVPNVRYLKIYDHTFENAHLRLLCTTLTSLRALSLDYCYQVKDDGFQFLNRLTNLIELQCWSIPMSENAFLKFPKCRNLRTFSVGGSGWITNKAILDIPTVFPNLIELQIIDCTKVDEDTIWTLQKQMKKCSVVKLEKPEFDTYNEAVWQKCW encoded by the exons ATGAGAACGATCTCACTACACGTCGCTGACTATCTAGACCCCAAACAGTACAGAGTTCTACTCAAAAGTAATCGCTGTTATCGTAATCTGACACTGGAATGGACAGAATCTTCCAAGTTGCATTTCATTGTTGATGTACTGGAAAAGTTTGGCCCAGAGCTGAGCTCTCTAAAGTTGTCAACATACGTAGTTACACCGCTGGTCCTTGTGCGATTCCTACGAAAAGCCCCCAACCTGAACGAGCTCATCATTGAGGGAAGCTTTTGCAGTGAAGGCTGCGATGTGATTCCAACGTTTAAAAACTTACGAGTACTTGAATTAACTCAGCGAGGATTCGAGGATGAAATATGCAAAATAATCCCGAGGATGTTTCCTAACGTAACGTCGCTAGATTTGGTTGCAGCCGAAAATGCTGCGTTCGATTTGATATTGCAATacggaaaacagctgaaatgtCTTCACGTGCTGTTAGAGTATTCATATTTTGTACAGTTTTGTACCCTCGATTGTTTGAGTAATTTACGGCGACTTTACATATATTGGCCACAGTCAGCTGACTTTAAAGTTTCGGTAGAAAGCTTCTATCATATGGAGCTACTTGAAAGTGCCTCTCTTACTGGGGCGTTGAACGAAAACATATTCGATACTGTTTGCAAGAAATGGCAGCACTTGGAGCATCTATGTATTAATATACAGTCTATGAAAGCGGTGACGTTTAGGAAAATTACACAACTGGGTAAACTGCGGACCTTAAAAATTCAAGGTTCTATACGGGAAGGAAACTTTCTGAAGGATGTTCAGTTACCCAAAATAAGCCATCTTGTTTTGGATGGAATCTCGACGAGCAACAATTTCTACGGGCATCTGGCAAGTTTCGTGCCCAATGTGAGGTATTTGAAAATTTACGATCACACTTTCGAAAACGCTCACTTACGTTTGCTGTGTACTACTCTGACGTCTCTTCGTGCACTTTCACTGGATTATTGCTACCAG GTAAAAGATGATGGATTTCAGTTTTTAAACAGACTAACGAATCTCATTGAATTGCAATGTTGGTCGATACCCATGTCTGAGAATGCGtttctcaaatttcctaaatgtCGCAACCTGCGAACCTTTAGTGTAGGTGGAAGTGGATGG ATCACGAACAAAGCAATATTGGATATCCCTACGGTATTTCCAAACCTAATCGAGCTGCAAATCATCGACTGTACCAAAGTGGATGAGGACACAATATGGACTCTTCAGAAGCAGATGAAAAAATGCTCGGTAGTGAAACTCGAGAAACCGGAGTTCGATACCTATAACGAAGCTGTGTGGCAGAAGTGTTGGTGA
- the LOC129724472 gene encoding alpha-N-acetylglucosaminidase, whose protein sequence is MTLYHSLSTILLLIAIPQGLDGTPTFKAHILKHVTSKTSSSDQQIAATEVINRILPQQAQYFKVGIDSRMKLNSFRIEKSDETEGKVYITASSGVAATKGFYYYLKYFCGCHVSWDGDQLNLPEILPSINETIEAPSSIIYYQNVCTWSYSFTWWTWSEWRRHIDWMALQGITLSLAPFQEDLWTELYSEYNITQHDIDNHLGGPGFFAWQRMGNIRGWGGPLTAKFKRFSSMLQLKIVQQMRRLGMTVALPAFAGHLPVQFKQFFPQSRISFVADWNGFPAQYASPVFLDPVDPLFKEIGAKFMKKAIARYGTDHIYFSDPFNENQPRSASARYLSEAAAGIFKTMTTADPLAVWLLQGWMLVKNPFWSDRAIRSFLTAVPKGRMLVLDLQSEQFPQYQRTQSYHGQPFIWCMLSNFGGTLGMLGSVDIVFQRIQETRNDENFTMLGTGITPEGINQNYGLYEFALEMGWLRNISSTDDWFRTYARVRYESEDEQLQNSWSIFKSTVYNFKGLELMRGKYTFNRRPSLKLSPWVWYNETLFNEGVNLLLHANASNALFKRDVVDLTRQFLQNTVDRLYLNIKGSYQTRNITSLRLYSNMFSELLQNIDSLLLTDRHFLLGNWLESAKALGQTSLERQKYEINARNQITLWGPQGQIIDYANKQWAGMVRDFFRPRWSLFLGELQSALETNGTINDTKTRDKIFRLIELPFSTDNKIYPTESQGNALEVARELFLVWSQRGTMLKKLPTESPVTKKN, encoded by the exons ATGACCTTGTACCATTCGCTTAGCACCATTCTGCTGCTTATCGCGATCCCACAAGGTCTCGATGGGACACCCACGTTCAAGGCTCACATTCTCAAGCATGTTACGAGTAAAACAAGCTCAAGTGATCAACAAATCGCGGCGACGGAAGTGATCAACCGAATTCTTCCTCAGCAGGCACAGTACTTCAAGGTTGGCATCGACAGTCGTATGAAGCTCAATTCGTTCAGG ATAGAAAAATCTGACGAAACGGAAGGAAAAGTTTACATTACTGCTTCTAGTGGTGTTGCTGCAACCAAAGGTTTTTACTATtatctgaaatatttttgtggtTGTCATGTTTCATGGGATGGTGATCAACTGAATCTACCGGAAATTTTACCATCAATCAATGAGACGATTGAGGCGCCGAGCAG TATAATTTATTACCAGAACGTATGTACCTGGTCGTATTCGTTCACCTGGTGGACTTGGTCCGAATGGCGTCGGCACATCGACTGGATGGCCTTGCAGGGAATAACGCTCAGTCTAGCACCCTTCCAGGAGGATCTCTGGACAGAGCTGTACAGCGAATACAACATCACTCAACACGATATAGACAACCATCTCGGAGGCCCAGGGTTTTTTGCCTGGCAGAGAATGGGTAACATTCGCGGCTGGGGAGGTCCTTTAACAGCAAAATTTAAACGTTTCTCTTCCATGCTGCAGCTGAAAATCGTTCAGCAAATGCGTCGACTAGGCATGACAGTGGCACTTCCTGCGTTCGCAGGTCACTTACCAGTTCAGTTCAAGCAGTTTTTCCCGCAGTCAAGAATATCATTCGTTGCCGATTGGAATGGATTCCCAGCACAGTATGCCAGTCCGGTGTTTTTGGATCCAGTAGATCCGCTGTTTAAGGAGATTGGTGCTAAATTTATGAAAAAGGCAATCGCACGATACGGAACCGATCACATATATTTCAGTGATCCGTTTAACGAAAATCAACCGCGATCCGCAAGTGCAAGATATTTATCCGAAGCGGCAGCCGGAATTTTCAAAACGATGACAACAGCTGATCCACTTGCTGTTTGGTTACTTCAAGGATGGATGCTTGTAAAAAACCCGTTTTGGTCCGATCGTGCTATTAGATCCTTTTTAACTGCAGTACCGAAAGGTCGAATGCTGGTACTAGATTTACAATCCGAACAGTTTCCTCAATACCAAAGGACACAGTCATATCACGGACAGCCTTTTATCTGGTGCATGTTAAGTAACTTTGGAGGAACACTTGGAATGCTGGGTTCGGTCGATATTGTATTTCAAAGAATTCAAGAGACAAGAAATGACGAAAACTTCACAATGTTAGGAACGGGAATAACACCGGAAGGTATTAATCAAAACTATGGACTGTACGAGTTTGCACTGGAGATGGGATGGCTAAGGAACATTAGCAGCACGGACGATTGGTTCAGAACTTATGCCAGAGTACGATATGAGAGTGAAGATGAACAACTCCAAAATTCGTGGAGTATATTCAAATCAACGGTTTATAACTTCAAGGGTTTGGAGCTGATGCGAGGAAAATATACCTTCAATCGACGACCAAGCCTGAAACTCAGCCCATGG GTATGGTACAACGAGACCCTTTTCAACGAAGGAGTCAATCTATTGCTTCATGCAAACGCATCCAACGCATTGTTCAAAAGAGACGTTGTCGACCTCACGCGCCAATTCCTACAAAACACCGTCGATCGGCTTTACCTCAACATAAAGGGGTCGTACCAAACAAGAAACATAACGTCGTTGCGACTGTACAGTAACATGTTCAGTGAGCTTCTTCAAAACATTGACAGCCTTCTCCTAACCGATCGGCACTTTCTACTAGGCAATTGGCTGGAGTCAGCCAAAGCTCTGGGGCAAACCAGTCTGGAAAGACAAAAATACGAGATCAATGCACGAAACCAAATTACTTTGTGGGGACCACAAGGGCAAATCATCGATTATGCTAATAAGCAATGGGCTGGAATGGTACGTGATTTTTTCCGGCCTCGCTGGAGTTTGTTTCTTGGCGAGCTTCAATCGGCGCTGGAAACCAACGGCACTATTAATGATACCAAAACGAGGGATAAAATCTTTCGGTTAATTGAGCTCCCGTTCTCAACAGATAATAAGATATATCCAACTGAATCACAAGGAAATGCACTAGAAGTCGCTCGAGAGCTGTTTCTCGTTTGGAGCCAACGAGGAACAATGTTGAAAAAGCTTCCCACCGAATCACCCGTtactaaaaaaaactaa